A stretch of Linepithema humile isolate Giens D197 chromosome 3, Lhum_UNIL_v1.0, whole genome shotgun sequence DNA encodes these proteins:
- the LOC136998674 gene encoding kinesin-like protein KIF20A translates to MTSIRSNSSKNSFTNKDIREVKSYCFLPQCKEKSSEHFDEESMPLCASKISTSTTEIYLKIKPVSEITKEENVYRILTSTILVTKFSSFDGNGRNSRYTKPSGVIVKRHAFTKIFGSETSQAEMFEQSIKHRVVDFLDGKSSTIMTYGTRDSGKTYTLFGTSASPGIIPRSIELVFSAINCTLMPWYKPTCRDTVVCLDETVRTLEARRKARVLNGRSMDVNQISAEARRSLENSQPENANPEECGESMYAVWLSFAEIYNGNIYDLLDDAEIHSPLRLTADNEGRACVCSLRRVYAITALEACQILMTGQSRMSTAATPSNPMNSRSHTIFTMKLLRYQKDRVADEVVLSTLTFCDLAGSTQFEMQQKRLNMREASNINNSLLVLCRCLKAVGQNQVAPFRESKLTRILQGALLGQENLSFIVNVDFAPNLYAETQNTFKFCILARKLVINSHREYKQLCEFEKSVHNSEACDSDVIASPSIHQTPSEITEISGYIDLAAYKNIQEQNKRLMKELEAIKSDILDREYAIRQELADHYLRMIEELEATYREHTKEIETEKHDLLKWSVKQVEDFYEERIDNLMRHKKRKRGGSGDYIEDNHALYEELEVENAQITSKVAILKETVKKLRQENKAIRCEKNKCSFELALVTEELKKFRQLARAGIRKWDGNSENTEDDADCLMNNLERLIDEKVKRAEMKLEEMNEYICAMKGGDTADASEAVKQELSKSEHSLSDTLMKIRKMEEELSQKEAYIVTLKHHAQMQERQLAEVQQCLNDARNENIKNQKCKCDQSTNISFDNYTVDSFSQENMPVSTVEKTVDTLDNWNIVSTVLATQTRTESLKKKSSNISDVDRRSFFENSSIMDYSISRSSDRSSKDDSGVSTTLQHGSRRSTSTSDSTHIHENENKCTQTCVFDEDSGIAIPSSSVEQLKMNCIDSKRQNREEMLHMADLSQDLKTIRDMIYALNEADFVNDREIIQHECELLHKKDALERLTEEEREIAIKCDNLFKMIEKKMQEYKCEIYELTCKLKVKNENEDRTSKNLDKYIERSKSLESKLSLTRNQLDEMSNKCANEHLPQIENLEDEVLEKTLHINELNGKIAEMQHKFEEGNELFEKISDFEIVVNKWQRDKNVLSKQLYECVETRLTLENKLKKLEMKIAERDSEITSLKSKVCNIKDLNITNDEKVRNLYKRVTENDESISSIKTNLQCCEDLRKNTENAMKAEIDNFRSQFLSYKNNTAFLRKIYDDSQDEITHLTMQLQHKELEITLLKNNRNATIQKYEILMRHFQNKIKEKDEQFTTIEDGTNNSERYLNENNALCDAFDFLKEAKSINDDKEKQPEEFLKNYDAECKLTSNIDLESKHSSEIDVSSTSSEDSVLSGR, encoded by the exons ATGACGTCAATTAGAAGCAATTCCTCGAAGAACTCATTTACAAATAAAGACATCCGTGAAGTGAAAAGCTACTGCTTCTTGCCACAATGCAAAGAGAAAAGCTCCGAACATTTTGATGAAGAATCAATGCCGTTATGCGCTTCTAAAATCTCCACTTCGACAACTgagatatatttgaaaataaaaccaGTATCAGAGATaactaaagaagaaaatgtttatcgTATACTCACTTCGACAATTCTTGTAACGAAATTTTCGTCGTTCGATGGTAACGGTCGAAACTCGAGGTACACGAAACCAAGCGGAGTTATCGTCAAGCGGCACGCCTTTACGAAGATCTTCGGATCAGAAACTTCGCAGGCAGAAATGTTCGAGCAATCCATAAAACATCGAGTCGTGGACTTCCTCGACGGTAAAAGTTCGACCATCATGACTTACGGCACGAGGGATTCCGGAAAGACTTACACGCTGTTCGGTACGTCCGCGTCGCCCGGCATAATACCGCGCAGTATCGAGCTCGTATTTTCGGCGATAAACTGCACCCTAATGCCGTGGTACAAACCGACGTGTCGGGACACCGTGGTCTGCTTGGACGAGACCGTACGGACCTTGGAAGCGCGACGGAAGGCGCGGGTGTTAAACGGGAGATCAATGGACGTAAACCAGATATCCGCAGAGGCCAGAAGATCTCTGGAGAACTCGCAGCCGGAGAATGCGAATCCCGAAGAGTGCGGCGAGTCAATGTACGCCGTGTGGTTATCCTTCGCGGAGATTTACAACGGAAACATTTACGATCTGCTGGACGACGCAGAGATACATTCGCCGTTGCGACTGACCGCGGACAACGAAGGGCGAGCTTGTGTTTGCAGTTTGCGGAGGGTGTACGCCATCACCGCGCTGGAAGCCTGTCAGATTCTCATGACGGGCCAGTCGAGAATGAGCACCGCTGCGACACCATCGAACCCGATGAACTCTCGATCGCATACCATTTTCACGATGAAGTTGCTGAGGTACCAGAAAGATCGGGTAGCGGACGAAGTGGTGCTTAGTACTCTCACTTTTTGCGATCTGGCCGGCTCAACGCAGTTCGAGATGCAACAGAAAAGATTGAATATGCGCGAAGCAAGCAACATCAATAATAGCTTGCTTGTGCTTTGTAGATGTCTCAAAGCTGTTGGTCAGAATCAGGTGGCACCCTTTCGCGAATCAAAGTTAACGAGAATACTCCAAGGCGCTCTTTTGGGTCAAGAAAATCTGAGCTTTATAGTGAATGTCGATTTTGCGCCGAATCTTTATGCTGAAACGCAAAATACTTTCAAGTTCTGTATTCTAGCTAGAAAGTTAGTAATTAACTCTCACAGGGAATATAAGCAATTGTGTGAATTCGAGAAATCTGTTCATAATTCAGAAGCGTGCGATAGTGATGTCATCGCATCACCATCTATTCATCAAACTCCGTCTGAGATCACAGAAATATCTGGCTACATTGATTTGGCAgcgtacaaaaatatacaagagcAGAATAAAAGGCTGATGAAAGAATTGGAAGCTATAAAAAGTGACATTTTAGATCGCGAATATGCAATTCGACAAGAACTGGCCGATCATTATTTGCGCATGATCGAAGAGCTGGAAGCGACTTACAGAGAGCATACGAAGGAGATCGAAACTGAAAAGCATGATCTATTGAAATGGTCAGTCAAACAGGTCGAAGATTTTTATGAAGAGCGCATCGATAACTTGATGCGGCACAAGAAAAGAAAGCGAGGAGGCAGCGGGGATTATATTGAGGACAATCATGCTCTTTATGAGGAACTCGAAGTAGAAAATGCGCAAATTACTTCCAAGGTGGCTATTTTGAAAGAAACAGTAAAGAAACTGAGGCAGGAAAACAAAGCGATCCGCTGCGAGAAAAACAAGTGCAGCTTCGAATTGGCGTTGGTAACGGaagaattgaaaaagtttCGACAACTCGCGCGAGCCGGAATTCGTAAGTGGGATGGCAACAGTGAAAACACCGAGGACGATGCCGATTGTCTCATGAACAATCTGGAACGTTTAATagatgaaaaagtaaaaagagcCGAGATGAAACTTGAAGAGATGAACGAATACATATGCGCGATGAAAGGCGGAGACACTGCAGACGCTTCAGAAGCAGTGAAGCAGGAATTATCAAAATCGGAGCATTCCTTAAGCGATACTTTGATGAAGATCAGAAAGATGGAGGAGGAACTTTCGCAGAAAGAAGCTTATATTGTCACGCTGAAGCATCATGCACAGATGCAAGAGAGACAGCTTGCCGAAGTCCAACAATGTCTGAATGACGCAAGAaatgagaatataaaaaatcagaaatgCAAATGTGACCAAtcgacaaatatttcattcgaTAATTATACAGTCGATAGCTTTTCTCAAGAAAACATGCCTGTTTCAACAGTAGAGAAAACTGTGGACACACTTGATAACTGGAATATTGTTTCAACAGTACTTGCGACACAGACACGTACAGAATCactgaaaaagaaatcttCAAACATTTCTGACGTCGATCGCAGAAGTTTCTTCGAAAACAGCAGCATTATGGACTATAGTATTTCTAGATCGAGCGATAGAAGCAGCAAAGACGATTCAGGTGTAAGTACGACGCTGCAACACGGAAGTCGAAGGTCTACTAGTACAAGCGATAGTACACATATccatgaaaatgaaaataaatgcacgcAAACTTGCGTTTTCGACGAGGACAGCGGTATCGCTATACCGTCGAGCAGCGTTGAGCAGCTTAAGATGAATTGCATAGACTCGAAGAGACAGAACCGTGAAGAGATGTTACACATGGCAGACTTGTCGCAAGACTTGAAAACTATCAGGGATATGATTTACGCGTTAAATGAAGCAGATTTTGTAAACGATCGCGAGATCATTCAGCACGAATGTgagttattacataaaaaagacGCGCTGGAGCGATTAACtgaagaggagagagaaatCGCGATTAAATGTGACAATTTATTCAAGatgatagaaaagaaaatgcagGAATATAAATGCGAAATCTATGAGCTAACTTgcaaattaaaagttaagaaTGAAAACGAAGATCGAACTTCCAAGAATCTAGATAAGTACATAGAAAGATCTAAAAGCTTGGAAAGTAAATTGTCATTGACACGTAATCAATTGGATGAAATGTCTAATAAATGCGCAAATGAACACTTGCCAcagattgaaaatttagaagatGAAGTGTTAGAGAAAACTCTGCATATAAACGAACTTAATggaaaaattgctgaaatgCAACACAAGTTCGAAGAAGGCAACGAATTGTTCGAGAAAATAAGTGATTTTGAGATTGTTGTAAACAAATGgcaaagagataaaaatgtaCTTTCTAAACAGTTGTATGAATGCGTGGAAACTCGGTTGACTCTcgaaaataaactaaaaaaattagaaatgaaGATCGCGGAAAGAGACAGCGAAATTACTTCATTGAAGAGTAAAGTATGCAATATTAAAGATCTAAACATAACGAATGACGAAAAAGTAAGGAATCTGTACAAAAGAGTTACCGAGAATGATGAAAGTATCAGTTCGATTAAGACAAATCTGCAATGTTGTGAAGATTTGCGTAAAAATACGGAGAACGCCATGAAAGCGGAAATTGATAATTTCAGATCTCAGTTcttaagttataaaaataatacagcatttctgagaaaaatttatgatgACAGCCAGGATGAAATAACTCATCTAACAATGCAATTGCAACATAAGGAACTGGAAATAActcttcttaaaaataatagaaatgcCACAATACAAAAATACGAGATTTTAATGagacattttcaaaataaaattaaagaaaaagacgaaCAATTTACAACTATTGAGGATGGAACGAATAATTCGGAACGATatcttaatgaaaataatgcattatgcGATgcctttgattttttaaaagaagctAAATCGATCAATGATGACAAAGAAAAACAGCCAGAAGAATTCTTAAAAAACTACGATGCTGAGTGCAAGTTAACGAGTAATATCGACTTAGAGTCTAAACATAGTTCGGAAATAGATGTATCATCAACTTCAAGTGAAGATTCCGTTTTATCAG gCAGATAG